One Candidatus Limnocylindrales bacterium genomic window carries:
- a CDS encoding DUF1329 domain-containing protein, which yields MRPPSLIVAAMSMLAALAAPAAADEPPVGTIITGQNYQAYTDHIGPSIQWSLDRGLRIEVIAPEYVPLEPARLEATQKYHAQCKLSKDKNRVENYIAGLPFPFADEKDPDAAVKLMFNYENRIVVDDLDVRNFECDTGSLDPKSGLRIERHFVLGHFRRLYYVSRLYHDPKPTWVTPDGIRYREVLHPILEPFDLKGVGLTYNRHQDPFRQDDSWLYYPLLKRVRRLSSAQRSDALFGQDADIDSYGGFAGNPAWMEWRLLGTKRLLAPLHTRNFPARWAAGGANFLFDDTWEMRDVYVIEGRSRLPEYAYSRRVIYLDRQSFVIAYTELYDKKGALWKAWVNQWKIGRKPFPAAKRAVYDYEQQFIPALSMFDMQLDHATRCLLPSPSIAGEEGWYFNFGAAEGTTEDVFLISNIIAGGR from the coding sequence ATGAGGCCGCCTTCACTGATCGTTGCCGCGATGTCGATGCTGGCTGCGCTCGCTGCCCCAGCCGCTGCCGACGAGCCGCCGGTCGGCACCATCATCACCGGTCAGAACTACCAGGCGTATACCGACCACATCGGCCCATCGATCCAGTGGTCATTGGATCGCGGGCTGCGCATCGAGGTCATCGCACCCGAGTATGTTCCGCTCGAGCCCGCGCGGCTCGAGGCCACGCAGAAATACCACGCGCAGTGCAAGCTCTCGAAGGACAAGAACAGGGTCGAGAACTACATCGCGGGGCTGCCCTTCCCCTTCGCCGACGAGAAGGATCCGGATGCGGCCGTCAAGCTGATGTTCAACTACGAGAACCGCATCGTCGTCGACGACCTCGACGTGCGCAATTTTGAATGCGACACAGGGAGCCTCGATCCGAAAAGCGGCCTGCGCATCGAGCGTCATTTCGTGCTCGGGCACTTCCGGCGCCTCTACTACGTCAGCCGCCTCTACCATGATCCCAAGCCGACGTGGGTGACGCCCGACGGCATCCGCTATCGCGAGGTGCTCCATCCGATCCTGGAGCCGTTCGATCTCAAGGGCGTCGGCCTGACCTACAACCGGCACCAGGACCCGTTCCGACAGGACGACAGCTGGCTCTACTACCCGCTGCTCAAGCGCGTGCGCAGACTGTCGTCGGCGCAGCGCTCGGACGCGTTGTTCGGCCAGGACGCCGACATCGACAGTTACGGCGGCTTTGCCGGCAACCCTGCCTGGATGGAATGGCGCCTACTCGGCACGAAGCGCCTTCTGGCGCCGCTGCACACCAGGAACTTTCCCGCCCGATGGGCCGCCGGCGGCGCGAATTTCCTGTTCGACGACACCTGGGAGATGCGCGACGTCTACGTCATCGAAGGGCGCTCGCGTCTGCCCGAGTACGCGTACTCGCGGCGCGTGATCTACCTGGACCGGCAGAGCTTCGTCATCGCCTACACCGAGCTGTACGACAAGAAGGGAGCGCTGTGGAAGGCCTGGGTCAATCAATGGAAGATCGGCCGCAAGCCCTTCCCTGCCGCCAAGCGCGCCGTCTATGACTACGAGCAGCAGTTCATCCCGGCTCTGAGCATGTTCGACATGCAGCTCGACCACGCCACGCGCTGTCTGCTGCCCTCGCCATCGATCGCCGGCGAGGAAGGCTGGTACTTCAACTTCGGCGCGGCCGAGGGCACGACCGAGGACGTCTTCCTCATTTCCAACATCATCGCAGGCGGCCGCTGA
- a CDS encoding urate hydroxylase PuuD — protein sequence MSYLDPYLRWIHIIAGIVWIGHLYFFNFVNAPFQTTIGGDVKKAVNPELLPRALWWFRWGAAWTWITGVLMAMILFYHGRLALEGEASWSIAALVAILLTFGGFLVYDMLISSEAIGDVKIKYAVGFVLVVMVMLIMRWAGFSYRGTLIHVGAMFGTIMAFNVWFRIWPAQQKIITAVKNGEAPDAKLVALAGLRSRHNTYLSVPLLFTMINQHTVTAFPDSVPREVGLGIIILVGWHVVWQLYKRSGAVKGF from the coding sequence ATGAGCTATCTCGACCCGTACCTGCGCTGGATTCACATCATCGCGGGCATCGTTTGGATCGGTCACCTGTACTTCTTCAACTTCGTCAATGCGCCCTTCCAGACCACCATCGGTGGTGACGTCAAGAAGGCGGTCAATCCCGAGCTCCTGCCGCGTGCGCTGTGGTGGTTCCGCTGGGGCGCCGCCTGGACATGGATCACCGGCGTGCTGATGGCGATGATCCTCTTCTATCACGGCCGTCTTGCGCTGGAGGGCGAGGCGAGCTGGTCGATCGCCGCGCTGGTGGCCATCCTGCTGACCTTCGGCGGCTTCCTCGTCTACGACATGCTGATCTCGTCGGAGGCCATCGGCGACGTCAAGATCAAATACGCGGTCGGGTTCGTGCTGGTCGTCATGGTGATGCTCATCATGCGCTGGGCCGGCTTCAGCTACCGCGGCACGCTCATCCACGTCGGCGCGATGTTCGGCACGATCATGGCTTTCAACGTGTGGTTCCGCATCTGGCCCGCCCAGCAGAAGATCATCACCGCGGTCAAGAACGGAGAGGCGCCCGATGCCAAGCTCGTGGCGCTGGCGGGCCTGCGCTCACGGCACAACACCTATCTGTCGGTGCCGCTGCTGTTCACGATGATCAATCAGCATACGGTTACCGCCTTCCCGGACTCGGTGCCGCGCGAGGTGGGGCTGGGGATCATCATTCTGGTCGGTTGGCACGTGGTGTGGCAGCTGTACAAGCGGTCGGGCGCGGTCAAAGGCTTCTAG
- a CDS encoding glutathione S-transferase family protein, whose protein sequence is MKLYDSTIAPNPRRVRIFLAEKGITVPLEQVDIRSGANRQREFLAKNPIGTLPALELDDGRVLAESLAICEYFEDLHPEPALIGRTPEERAFTRMWERRMELEVMFPLLGAFRHGSPFFKGRITQVEGMVEPSRAAARKRLAWIDEILGSRPYVAGDRYTIADITLFCTIDFGGLVGEGYDPSLTNLARWHEAMKSRPSAGA, encoded by the coding sequence ATGAAACTGTACGACTCGACCATCGCACCGAACCCGCGCCGCGTGCGCATCTTCCTGGCCGAGAAGGGCATTACCGTGCCGCTGGAGCAGGTCGACATCCGCTCGGGCGCCAACCGCCAGCGCGAGTTTCTGGCGAAGAACCCGATCGGAACGCTTCCGGCGCTCGAGCTCGATGACGGCCGCGTGCTGGCCGAGAGCCTTGCCATCTGTGAGTACTTCGAGGATCTGCATCCGGAGCCGGCACTGATCGGCCGGACGCCCGAAGAGCGCGCGTTCACCAGGATGTGGGAGCGGCGCATGGAGCTCGAGGTGATGTTCCCGCTGCTCGGCGCGTTCCGGCACGGCAGTCCCTTCTTCAAGGGCCGCATCACGCAGGTCGAAGGCATGGTCGAGCCGAGCCGAGCTGCCGCCCGCAAGCGCCTTGCATGGATCGACGAAATCCTCGGTAGCCGGCCCTACGTCGCCGGCGACCGCTACACCATCGCCGACATCACGCTCTTCTGCACCATCGACTTCGGCGGCCTGGTCGGCGAAGGCTATGACCCCAGCCTCACGAATCTCGCCAGGTGGCACGAAGCGATGAAGTCGCGGCCTTCAGCCGGCGCGTGA
- a CDS encoding CoA transferase: protein MAAFPDSPPDKTRMPLTGIRVADFSHVLAGPFCTRILSDLGAEVIKVETPEGDLSRRLGRRRGGMSGYFLQQNAGKANVSIDMKKAAGRELAASLAAACDVVVENFRPGVMDGLGLGQAALRSRNPALIYCSISGFGHDSPERGRRAFAGVVHAATGMLHRQAAAWHHEPEDSVLAVGDTVTGLQAAIAILAALQLRQRTGRGQFIDMAMHDALLAIQEAANFHLFGDGGSDTDFLCAWVYRCKGEHVVIPADPRAQWAELVALMKAPELLTDPRYDTYEKREACLPELEAHVQDWVEGQPSAAAAVATLHARGMAAAKVVTMAEALQSEQTRARRMTVPVDDRSGRTTYVLNSPYRFSDAEAGVRGSAAFRGEHNAEILSRLLGLSAEEVAALERDAVISSRLPPR from the coding sequence TTGGCAGCTTTTCCCGATTCTCCGCCCGACAAGACGCGGATGCCGCTGACCGGCATCCGCGTCGCCGATTTCAGCCATGTGCTGGCCGGACCGTTCTGCACCCGCATCCTGTCGGACCTGGGCGCCGAGGTCATCAAGGTCGAGACGCCCGAGGGCGATCTGTCGCGCCGGCTGGGCCGCCGGCGCGGCGGCATGAGCGGCTACTTCCTGCAGCAGAACGCGGGGAAGGCCAACGTCTCCATCGACATGAAGAAGGCCGCCGGCCGCGAGCTGGCCGCATCTCTGGCCGCGGCGTGCGACGTGGTGGTGGAGAATTTCCGTCCCGGTGTCATGGACGGCCTCGGGCTCGGCCAGGCGGCGCTGCGGTCGCGCAATCCGGCGCTGATCTACTGCTCGATCAGCGGCTTTGGCCACGACAGCCCTGAGCGCGGTCGCCGAGCGTTCGCAGGCGTCGTGCACGCCGCCACGGGAATGCTCCACCGTCAGGCGGCTGCCTGGCATCACGAGCCCGAAGACTCGGTGCTGGCGGTCGGCGATACCGTGACAGGCCTGCAGGCGGCGATCGCGATCCTGGCTGCGCTCCAGCTTCGGCAAAGGACGGGGCGAGGGCAGTTCATCGACATGGCCATGCATGATGCGCTGCTGGCCATCCAGGAGGCGGCCAATTTTCATCTCTTCGGCGACGGCGGCTCCGACACCGACTTCCTGTGTGCGTGGGTCTATCGCTGCAAGGGCGAGCACGTGGTGATTCCCGCCGATCCGCGCGCGCAGTGGGCCGAGCTCGTCGCGCTCATGAAGGCGCCCGAGCTGCTGACCGACCCCCGCTACGACACCTACGAAAAGCGCGAGGCGTGCCTGCCCGAGCTCGAGGCGCACGTGCAGGACTGGGTGGAAGGCCAGCCGAGCGCCGCTGCGGCGGTGGCCACGCTGCACGCGCGCGGGATGGCGGCGGCCAAGGTGGTGACGATGGCCGAGGCGCTGCAGTCCGAGCAGACGCGCGCCCGGCGCATGACCGTTCCCGTCGACGACCGCAGCGGGCGGACGACGTACGTGCTCAACAGCCCGTATCGCTTCTCGGACGCCGAGGCCGGTGTGCGTGGAAGCGCCGCGTTTCGCGGCGAGCACAATGCGGAGATCCTGTCGCGGCTGCTTGGCCTGTCGGCGGAAGAAGTGGCTGCGCTCGAACGCGACGCCGTCATCTCGTCGCGTCTGCCACCGCGATAG
- a CDS encoding integrin alpha, with the protein MNSTSCKLHAGLGLASLVMLMLPAAAFAQPFHVPCQTGGDQMGFAIAANGDFNGDGVNDIAVGAPCTFARLHPKAGRVVVLDGRNGKKLFTKRGSQDGQWMGAAVSFIRDVNGDGRDELAVGSPGYDVTPYDQRDPLVRTKDQAGRVDVWQRRKRRMVVFGTNAHSGFGEKIQPLNDVNDDGKHDFVVSASTDSLPDGRSQPGRVWIVSGRNGDFLGFKVGPKAGKNYGRSLSAAEDIDGDGVTDFLVGSDEVNIFQVRRAGVVDLVSPTNLDEELFRVVGARRDGIGKSIDYAGDVQNDGIKDFIAGSDGSDDTGVRLSGLVTLFGVDGERHWVKADTEVQEGARFGDAVATIGDIDGDLVTDFAAAASQFDIFVNELKAPDAGRVVTLSGVDGSQIWELEGDRREEQFGWALEGGLDFNLDEVPDVLVGTLGDAPFGRRGAGTVRILSGVNGEELFRFAGRRGLETRIVTALPETPTRARLRSFNRNGRRLEMDTVALNGIQLGELDVTVLNDRGANVPAPKAVQAAISTGHGSTDSTVEVYRLGRRDKLVDRFRVFPIEVQSGAECDGGEIDQEINEDLVCAQSDSTDGNVVVRIFKRLDEEDPFFIIDEFQAFASTDVYNEFIPINAGGATVAVGDVVGGNEDEIVVGTTRGVPIVKVFNREGALLSQFLAYDPVEFSGVDVAVIDLAGSGDKRIVTAPRQGNALIKVFDDQGNRVTFGRDDDLISILARPVSYTGGARVAAADVDLDERQEILVLIPRPEGGHEVLAYEGTNLPVKRFREFNPTPGAEEGGSIAGTDRFVRN; encoded by the coding sequence GTGAACTCCACTTCGTGCAAGCTGCACGCCGGCCTCGGCTTGGCGTCGCTCGTCATGCTGATGCTGCCTGCTGCGGCCTTCGCACAACCCTTTCATGTTCCCTGCCAGACCGGCGGCGACCAGATGGGGTTCGCGATCGCGGCCAACGGCGACTTCAACGGCGACGGCGTCAATGACATCGCCGTCGGCGCGCCATGCACCTTCGCCCGTCTTCATCCGAAGGCGGGTCGCGTCGTCGTCCTGGACGGGCGCAACGGCAAGAAGCTCTTCACCAAGAGAGGCAGCCAGGACGGTCAGTGGATGGGCGCCGCGGTCTCCTTCATCCGCGACGTCAACGGCGACGGTCGCGATGAGCTTGCGGTCGGCTCGCCCGGCTACGACGTCACCCCCTACGACCAGCGCGATCCGCTCGTTCGCACCAAGGACCAGGCCGGGCGCGTCGACGTGTGGCAGCGCCGCAAGCGCCGCATGGTCGTCTTCGGCACCAACGCGCACTCGGGCTTCGGCGAAAAGATCCAGCCTCTCAACGACGTCAACGACGACGGCAAGCACGACTTCGTCGTCAGCGCCTCCACCGACAGCCTTCCCGACGGCCGCAGCCAGCCTGGCCGCGTCTGGATCGTATCGGGCCGCAACGGCGACTTCCTCGGATTCAAGGTCGGTCCCAAGGCCGGCAAGAACTACGGCCGCAGCCTCTCCGCCGCCGAGGACATCGACGGCGACGGCGTGACCGATTTCCTCGTCGGCAGCGACGAGGTCAACATCTTCCAGGTTCGCCGCGCCGGCGTGGTCGACCTGGTCTCCCCGACCAATCTGGACGAGGAGCTCTTCCGTGTCGTCGGCGCGCGCCGAGACGGCATCGGCAAGTCGATCGATTACGCAGGTGACGTCCAGAACGACGGCATCAAGGATTTCATCGCCGGCTCGGACGGTTCCGACGACACGGGCGTGAGGCTGTCGGGTCTGGTGACGCTGTTCGGCGTCGACGGCGAGCGACACTGGGTCAAGGCCGACACCGAGGTGCAGGAAGGCGCACGCTTCGGCGACGCCGTGGCCACCATCGGCGACATCGACGGCGACCTCGTCACCGACTTCGCGGCTGCGGCCTCGCAGTTCGACATCTTCGTGAACGAGCTGAAGGCGCCCGATGCCGGCCGCGTCGTCACGCTCTCTGGCGTGGACGGCTCGCAGATCTGGGAGCTCGAGGGCGACCGGCGCGAAGAGCAGTTCGGCTGGGCGCTCGAAGGCGGCCTCGACTTCAACCTCGACGAGGTCCCGGATGTCCTCGTCGGCACGCTCGGCGACGCGCCCTTCGGTCGTCGCGGGGCCGGCACGGTACGCATTCTTTCGGGCGTCAACGGCGAGGAGCTGTTCCGCTTCGCGGGGCGCCGCGGCCTCGAGACGCGCATCGTCACCGCGCTGCCCGAGACGCCCACGCGCGCGCGCCTGCGCTCCTTCAACCGCAACGGCCGCCGCCTCGAGATGGACACGGTCGCCCTCAACGGCATCCAGCTCGGTGAGCTGGACGTGACGGTCCTGAACGATCGCGGCGCCAATGTGCCGGCTCCCAAGGCCGTGCAGGCCGCGATCTCGACCGGCCACGGCTCCACCGACTCCACGGTCGAGGTCTACCGCCTGGGCCGCCGCGACAAGCTGGTGGACCGCTTCCGCGTCTTCCCGATCGAGGTGCAGTCGGGCGCCGAGTGCGACGGCGGCGAGATCGACCAGGAAATCAACGAGGACCTGGTCTGCGCGCAGTCCGATTCGACCGACGGCAACGTGGTCGTGCGCATCTTCAAGCGCCTCGATGAGGAAGACCCGTTCTTCATCATCGACGAGTTCCAGGCCTTTGCCTCGACCGACGTCTACAACGAGTTCATCCCGATCAACGCAGGCGGCGCCACTGTGGCCGTCGGCGACGTGGTCGGCGGCAACGAGGACGAGATCGTCGTCGGCACCACGCGCGGCGTTCCGATCGTCAAGGTGTTCAACCGCGAGGGCGCTCTGCTCAGCCAGTTCCTGGCGTACGACCCCGTCGAGTTCTCGGGTGTGGACGTCGCGGTCATCGACCTGGCCGGCAGCGGCGACAAGCGCATCGTGACGGCGCCGCGACAGGGCAACGCGCTGATCAAGGTGTTCGACGATCAGGGCAATCGCGTGACGTTCGGCCGCGACGACGACCTCATCAGCATCCTGGCGCGTCCGGTCAGCTACACCGGCGGAGCGCGCGTGGCCGCCGCCGACGTCGATCTGGACGAGCGTCAGGAGATCCTGGTGCTGATCCCGCGACCCGAAGGCGGGCACGAAGTGCTGGCGTACGAGGGCACCAACCTGCCCGTGAAGCGCTTCCGCGAGTTCAACCCGACTCCGGGCGCCGAGGAAGGCGGCAGCATCGCCGGCACCGATCGGTTCGTCCGCAACTAG
- the pgsA gene encoding CDP-diacylglycerol--glycerol-3-phosphate 3-phosphatidyltransferase yields the protein MPHDGSDAQDGSELFRQLPNILTLLRILAIPLLVWLLSYPGPRESVAAMGVFFLASMTDFLDGWIARRYGLVTPLGKLLDPLADKLLVVSALVMLGVLERDPGVPGWLLVVIIGRELSVTGLRSIAAVEGIVMGAEVTGKTKMLLQTLGVHFLIVHYRYLGVSFHDVGLTLLVLSAVVGTWSAVDYHLQVFARLRLRPARWG from the coding sequence ATGCCACACGACGGAAGCGACGCGCAGGACGGAAGCGAGCTGTTCCGCCAGCTTCCCAACATTCTGACCCTGCTACGCATCCTGGCCATTCCCCTGCTCGTATGGCTGCTCAGCTATCCGGGGCCGCGCGAGTCGGTGGCCGCAATGGGCGTGTTCTTCCTGGCGTCCATGACCGACTTTCTGGACGGCTGGATCGCGCGGCGCTACGGGCTGGTCACCCCGCTCGGCAAGCTGCTCGATCCTCTGGCCGACAAGCTGCTGGTGGTTTCGGCGCTGGTCATGCTCGGCGTTCTCGAGCGAGACCCCGGCGTGCCGGGCTGGCTGCTGGTGGTCATCATCGGCCGTGAGCTTTCGGTGACGGGCCTGCGCAGCATCGCGGCCGTGGAGGGGATCGTCATGGGCGCCGAGGTCACCGGCAAGACGAAGATGCTCCTGCAGACGCTCGGCGTGCACTTCCTGATCGTTCATTACCGGTACCTCGGGGTCAGCTTCCACGACGTCGGCCTGACCTTGCTGGTGCTGTCGGCGGTGGTGGGCACGTGGTCGGCCGTGGACTATCACCTCCAGGTCTTTGCACGGCTCCGGCTGCGGCCGGCCCGCTGGGGGTGA
- the nadB gene encoding L-aspartate oxidase, translating to MPHFDYLVIGSGIAGMTFAVRAAVQGRVAILTKRALEDSNTNWAQGGVAAVWAADDSVEQHVRDTIEAGAGLCNRDVVELVVSEGPARIRELIALGVQFSLKNGEGSAGGAGDYELGLEGGHSRRRILHAADHTGKEMVRALSAEVRRNPNIDVFESRFAIDLLIDEKFGYSHGQPQCWGAYVLDTTTGAVDAFTAGATLLATGGTGKVYLYTSNPDIASGDGIAMAWRAGCRVADMEFIQFHPTCLYHPQAKSFLVTEAMRGEGAVLRRPDGQPFMANYDPRGELAPRDIVARAIDHEMKMAGFDNVLLDVTARGEDFIKRRFPAIYERCLTYGIDITRQPIPVVPAQHYMCGGVMTGLDGETSVDRLYAAGEVAMTGLHGANRLASNSLLEGLVFGHRAAEHARRRLAQDPQPPPRIPAWSSGRATDINESVVIAHNWDEIRRLMWNYVGIVRSDRRLARAAARITMIREEIQQYYWDFLVTRDLLELRNIALVADLMVRSARTRRESRGLHYNVDCPERDDAHWLRHTVI from the coding sequence ATGCCCCACTTCGACTACCTCGTCATCGGCAGCGGCATCGCAGGAATGACGTTCGCCGTGCGTGCGGCGGTGCAGGGACGGGTTGCCATCCTGACCAAGCGCGCGCTCGAGGACTCCAACACGAACTGGGCACAGGGCGGTGTGGCTGCAGTGTGGGCTGCCGACGATTCGGTCGAGCAGCACGTCCGCGACACCATCGAAGCCGGCGCCGGGCTGTGCAATCGCGACGTCGTCGAGCTGGTCGTCTCCGAAGGGCCGGCGCGCATTCGTGAACTCATCGCTCTCGGCGTGCAGTTCTCGCTGAAGAACGGCGAAGGCTCGGCCGGTGGCGCAGGCGACTATGAGCTGGGGCTGGAAGGCGGCCATTCGCGGCGCCGCATCCTCCATGCCGCCGATCACACCGGAAAGGAGATGGTGCGGGCGCTGTCCGCCGAGGTGCGGCGCAATCCGAATATCGACGTCTTCGAGAGCCGCTTCGCGATCGACCTGCTGATCGACGAGAAGTTCGGCTACTCGCACGGCCAGCCGCAGTGCTGGGGAGCCTACGTGCTCGATACCACCACCGGCGCCGTCGACGCGTTCACCGCCGGCGCTACGCTGCTGGCAACCGGCGGCACCGGCAAGGTCTACCTGTACACGTCCAATCCCGACATCGCCTCGGGCGACGGCATCGCCATGGCCTGGCGCGCCGGCTGCCGCGTGGCGGACATGGAATTCATCCAGTTCCATCCCACGTGTCTGTACCATCCGCAGGCCAAGTCTTTCCTGGTCACCGAGGCCATGCGCGGCGAAGGTGCCGTCCTGCGCCGGCCCGACGGGCAGCCGTTCATGGCCAACTACGATCCGCGCGGCGAGCTGGCGCCCCGCGATATCGTTGCACGCGCGATCGATCACGAGATGAAGATGGCCGGCTTCGACAACGTGCTGCTGGACGTGACGGCGCGCGGTGAGGATTTCATCAAGCGGCGCTTCCCCGCCATCTACGAGCGCTGCCTGACCTACGGCATCGACATCACCAGGCAGCCGATCCCGGTCGTGCCGGCGCAGCACTACATGTGCGGTGGCGTGATGACGGGGCTGGACGGCGAGACCTCGGTGGATCGCCTCTACGCCGCCGGCGAGGTCGCGATGACGGGGCTTCACGGTGCCAACCGGCTCGCCTCCAACTCGCTGCTCGAGGGCCTGGTGTTCGGGCACCGCGCCGCCGAGCACGCGCGCCGGCGCCTCGCGCAGGATCCGCAGCCGCCGCCGAGAATCCCCGCCTGGAGCTCCGGGCGTGCCACCGACATCAACGAATCGGTGGTCATCGCGCACAACTGGGACGAGATCCGCCGCCTGATGTGGAACTACGTCGGCATCGTCCGCAGCGACCGGCGCCTGGCGCGGGCCGCGGCGCGCATCACGATGATCCGCGAGGAGATCCAGCAGTACTACTGGGACTTCCTGGTCACCCGCGACCTGCTCGAGCTGCGCAACATCGCGCTGGTGGCTGACCTGATGGTACGGTCGGCGCGGACGCGGCGGGAGAGCCGCGGGCTGCACTACAACGTCGACTGCCCGGAGCGCGACGATGCGCATTGGCTCCGGCACACGGTGATCTGA
- the purF gene encoding amidophosphoribosyltransferase — protein MSKISCIPQVHGRSTAELDRFHEECAVVGVYGQPEAANLVYLGLYALQHRGQEGSGIVSSDGQALISHRELGLVADVFDANIIRRLAGNNAIGHNRYSTAGETLLRNTQPLVAEYSLGSLAVCHNGNFVNAGDLRRRLEEDGSIFQSTSDTEVLVHLVAQSKRPELLQRVIDALGEVEGAYCVLFLSEDELIAARDPHGFRPLVLGRFASGGWVVASETCALDLVEAEYVREIEPGEVVQFKGGEVKSIRPFGHVPTRACIFEYVYFARPDSRVFGRNVYEVRKEMGRQLARESLVPADIVVPVPDSGVPAALGFSEESGLPFELGLIRNHYVGRTFIEPSDSIRNFGVKVKLNAQRDVLEGKRAIVIDDSIVRGTTSRKIVRMIRSAGATEVHLRISAPPTISPCYFGVDTPTHGELIANNLDLEGIREYIGADSLAYLSREGLYAFRNSAEPPGQGFCDACFSKEYPVTVNHDGEPRQMRLFHANEMQRTGKAGS, from the coding sequence ATGTCGAAGATCTCGTGCATTCCTCAGGTCCACGGCCGCTCGACGGCCGAGCTCGACCGGTTCCATGAGGAATGTGCGGTCGTGGGCGTGTACGGCCAGCCCGAGGCGGCCAACCTCGTCTACCTGGGCCTGTATGCGCTGCAGCACCGGGGGCAGGAAGGGTCCGGCATCGTCTCCAGCGACGGGCAGGCGCTGATCAGCCACCGCGAGCTGGGACTGGTCGCCGACGTTTTCGATGCGAACATCATCCGGCGGCTGGCCGGCAACAACGCCATCGGCCACAACCGCTACTCCACCGCCGGCGAGACGCTGCTGCGCAATACGCAACCGCTGGTGGCGGAATACTCGCTCGGCAGCCTGGCGGTGTGCCACAACGGCAACTTCGTCAACGCGGGTGACCTTCGGCGCCGTCTCGAAGAGGACGGCTCGATCTTCCAGTCCACCTCCGACACCGAGGTGCTGGTGCATCTGGTGGCGCAGTCCAAGCGCCCCGAGCTGCTCCAGCGCGTCATCGACGCACTCGGCGAAGTCGAAGGGGCGTACTGCGTGCTGTTCCTGTCGGAGGACGAGTTGATCGCCGCCCGCGATCCGCACGGCTTCCGGCCTCTGGTGCTCGGGCGCTTTGCCAGCGGAGGCTGGGTCGTCGCATCCGAAACCTGCGCGCTCGATCTGGTGGAGGCCGAGTACGTGCGCGAGATCGAGCCGGGCGAGGTGGTGCAGTTCAAGGGCGGGGAGGTGAAATCCATCCGCCCCTTCGGCCACGTGCCCACGCGGGCCTGCATCTTCGAATACGTCTACTTCGCCCGACCCGACAGCCGCGTCTTCGGCCGCAACGTCTACGAAGTGCGAAAGGAGATGGGACGCCAGCTCGCGCGCGAGTCGCTGGTGCCGGCCGACATCGTCGTGCCCGTGCCCGACTCCGGCGTTCCTGCCGCGCTGGGGTTCTCGGAGGAGTCCGGACTGCCTTTTGAGCTCGGGCTGATCCGCAACCACTACGTCGGCCGGACGTTCATCGAGCCGTCGGACTCGATCCGAAACTTCGGCGTCAAGGTGAAGCTCAACGCGCAGCGCGACGTGCTCGAAGGCAAGCGGGCCATCGTCATCGACGACTCGATCGTACGCGGCACCACCAGCCGCAAGATCGTGCGCATGATCCGGAGCGCCGGAGCCACCGAGGTGCACCTGCGCATCAGCGCGCCGCCGACCATCAGCCCGTGCTACTTCGGCGTGGACACGCCGACGCACGGCGAGCTGATCGCCAACAACCTCGACCTCGAGGGTATCCGCGAATACATCGGCGCTGACTCGCTGGCCTATCTTTCGCGCGAAGGCCTCTACGCCTTCCGCAATAGCGCCGAGCCGCCGGGGCAGGGTTTCTGCGACGCGTGCTTCTCCAAGGAATATCCGGTGACGGTGAACCACGACGGCGAGCCGCGACAGATGCGGCTGTTCCACGCCAACGAGATGCAGCGAACCGGCAAAGCCGGCAGTTGA